Within Spinacia oleracea cultivar Varoflay chromosome 4, BTI_SOV_V1, whole genome shotgun sequence, the genomic segment GAAATGATTGTACCATACATTCTTAAGTTATATTCATCAGGTCTTTCGAAATTGTGAACTTCCAATTGATAAGGCCTTAGAGCCATAGAAGTTGGTAGAGACAAGAATTGTTTGGACGTGATTTCTTGTAGCGTATCTTTTGTGTTTTACCATAAGGTTGAGATTATTAGCTTTCTTTTATGTCGTCATGATTTGTTTGGCCTGGTACCTTTCTGGGAGTTGATTGTGGGGGTTAGGCCGGTGGCAAGTTGGTGGTCCTGTGGTTAGTTAGGATAATTTTCTGCAATCTAATGCTGAGGTGCTTCATATAACTCTGCATTTCTACTGATTTTTTAAATGCATTTGACGGTTGCGCCTATTGAATGGAACTTGTATAGGTAATTATACTAGGCAGTAATTAATGTGTACATTCCAACCTTCTCTGGACTCTGTTTAGTTTTCTTAACTAATATTAGATATGAAGAAGCAAAGGCCAAGGGTGTCGATAACTATGACCGGGATTTGGAAGATGTCATAGACAGGCTCATTGTTGAATGTGACAGAAAAATTACCAGAGCTCTCAAGCGTCTTGCAGACGAGGATGCTAAAGCTGCTATTGCAATTTCAGTGTCTGATGTCACCCAGGTAAAATGAAGCCTTTGTTTTAAGCTCCAACTTTATCCCCATTGGTATAACTCAGTTTCTAATTTTATTGTTAACTTGCCGTAGACAGAAGAGATCATAGAGTTGTCAAAGGTGATCAGACAGAAGTTGGATGAAGCTGATCAGTCTGGTAAGTTGCTATTTTGTTCAAGAAGCATGGTACTTTTGTTGTTAAACTTTCTAGGTCATGTAAGATAGGCTTTCGTGTGTTGTTACTTCCGTACTAGGTGTATGTGCATGTTTTCTTTGTATCTTCAAATTATGGGGGATTTAAAGTTTTCTTCTCATGTATATTAGATTTCATGATTAGAAGGGGTTCAATTCCAGTCATGTTAGGGTACTCTTCTGTATAGATTGTAAGCATTTTAGAGTGGTTAAGGGTTGCCAGGATTTGTTTGTCAGGTTAATCTAACAGCACTACAGTTAGCGTATGGAATATTCTGTTAGAGAATTTTGGATATTGAAATAATATGCATACATTTCGTATTGTGTTTATTGGTATTTGAATCTCATTCCCAGTGGCCTATTGTGCTTTTGTCAGCTAATGCTTGTTCTGAAATTTATGTTTCCAGATCTTGAAGGTAAAACAGATCTTAAAATCCGAGCTTTGGAAGAAGTTGAAGAAATGAGAATAAAAAGAGCTGATAAACAGGTTTGCTAATATGTTTGTTAATTTATCTTGCCATCTCAACAAAGATCTGGGGAGAAAATTATACTTTATATATTGAATTCTTGGGTAATAACTTTTCTTTTCTTGCAGTCGATGCTTCTTTTGGATGCTTTTAACAAAGACCGAGCCTCTCTGCCTCAGCCACTTCCCAATCCTCCTCCATTGGCTCCCTTACCTATGCTTGCTCCTGATGCTCGCACTCAAGAATTGATCAACGAGAAACTGAAGAAAGCAGAGGATCTTGGTAAGTTTTCTTGATTGGCTTTTGGAGTATGGGTgtagttttttttgttggaggtCTCTAATCAATATTATTGGTTTTCAAGCTTTTTATTCTTTCACTATTAAGTGTGTCGACTCCGATACTGTTGATGAACTTGTACACACTTTTATTATTAGTGTCAATAACTCAATATTATTGATGTACTTATTTATATTGCGAGCTGTCTGCATTACTAGTCTATAGTTTCTTTAGTGGTATTATAATGTGATTTAAGTATGAAGCATCCATGATATCCTGGAGGCAGAAAGAGGGTTGAGATATCATTACCGAAAAACTTTTGTTTCCACACTATGAATTTAAGATTAAGCTTGACGTGTATGCTGCATATCTTCCATGTGAAAAAAGTTGCTTCTAGTTTCTAATGTGGGGCAACAAGCGCATAAGGTGCTTCCTACTTTAGTCTTGGCTGTATTTTGGGAAAGATGCTTCTATTTGCTAATGTGAGGGCAAAGAGTGTATGCTGTGTGTCTTCGTTATATCGTGGTTGTATTTTGAGAAATATGCAAGTTCTCTTCTGTATTACAGTGCTGTATTCCTGTGACACGTTGAATTAATGTGGTCTCTGTTGGAACTATAATGTTCTGAACATTCACCGTGTTATTCAGGTGAGCAAGGATTAGTTGACGAAGCACAGAAAGCATTAGAGGAAGCCGAAGCACTGAAGAAGGTATTTTAATATTTGTTTCACCTTATAATCAGTTTTATGATACATTTCGACGCCTTTTAACTCTTGTTCCCTGCTGAACTTCTACCAGCTTGCACCTAGGCAGGACCCTTCTGCAGATTCGGCAAAGTACACTGCCGCTGATGTTCGCATTGTGAGTCTTTATTCAGTAGCTTTTGAGTTATTTGCTCTACctctgtgtgtgtgtgtgtgggagaggggggggggggggggggttaagGTTGTCTCTTAAATGATTGGCTCTAGCATCTGTCTATGCCAGGTTGATTTTTGTTGGTTATGGTTGAGACTTCTTGAGAACTAGGATTTTGTAAGAGAGTCTCGCCTTATTGGAGCCCTTGAAAATTATTAGACTAAAAGTGGCTGTCGATAATAGGAGATGGTAAGGCTTTCGCTGTAGATTTTTGGCTCTGAGGCCTCTGACATCTGTTTGTGCTTGGTGTTTGTTGGTTATAATTGAGACTTCTTGAGAACTAGGGTTTTATAAGTGATGACACACCTTATTGGAGCCCTTGAAATTATTTGACTGAAAATAAAATGGACCGATGATATTTGGAGCTGGTTGAAGGTCTGAAGCTAACTTTTTCACTACACCAATGAGCAGTGGGGATCCAAGGTTTTGCAAACCGAGTTGTCTTATTAGTATTTGGTGTACGAGAGGTAATTATAGGCTCCTAGAGGAGTGTAGATTCCTCCTCCTCACATGCTTATGAACTAGTATTAGATCCCTGGATTATGGCATCCCATGTCATAATCTATAGATTCCTTTTCTTTGGTACcgtggccttttctttttcaatttcATCTGTCACCATAGAAGACTCTCAGATACTGGTTTTATGTAATCTTTAGCTTTGTAGAGCTATGTTTTATTCAATACAGGTTTGCATAATCTTTTTCCTTCGTAGAaaaatgtactccctccgtatttatttaagagatacacttggttgggcacgtgtattaagaagaagatttgaatgaattaaaataatgaagcaagtggggttggatagatattttaataagtaaacaagtggggaccatgtcattttgggggtGGGAGATGGGgtgggtaaattagatgtattatttaattagatggtggggttgataagttactaaaaatggcaagtgtatctcttaaataaatacggccggaaaaggcaagtgtatctcttaaataaatacggagggagtactttgtaTATTAGCTCTTTGCATTGTCCTGATcctttgttttgctttttggcAGACTGATCAGAAGCTGCGTGTCTGTGATATTTGTGGAGCATTCTTGAGTGTTTATGACAGGTAATAGTTGCGTCTCACTGTTCTTAACTTATGTGCTATACCTTTGCCAATTATTTTGAGGGTGACAAAGCACTAGTCTTTTGGGGTTTCAAGTATACTTCAGTTTTTGACCGGTAATTATACCTCCTTGTCACCAGCAGGCTTTTGGCCCCAGTTTTACGAGGATAACTTGTCCAGCTAAAGAATGTGCgttttttattttatgcttGTAGATCATGCTGTTATTAGTTAGATACTCACGGGAGAGCTCTGAAGTGTATATATTATGAATTGGTCTATGTAATGCTATGCAATGGACAAATTTGATATTTGTGTGTGGTTTTCAGTGATCGTCGTTTAGCAGATCATTTTGGGGGAAAGCTTCATTTGGGCTACATGCAAATCCGTGAGAAATTAGCTGAGCTTCAGGTACGTTTGCTTAAACTTGTTATGTAAAATTCTGAAGTAATGTGTTACTATGTGACTTTTATGAGCATCTAGTCTTACCCGGGGAAATGTACCTTTTATTTAAATCTTGGTGAGTGGGATGTGCGTTGGATTCTGTAGTGATGAAGATGGCAGGGTCCTACTCCTTTTCTCTTGCTgtattattataatatttatTTACTTGGCTTTCTATAGTTGATTCTTATAAATGATATCCTATAATTTAGGCCAAGTAGGTGGAGGTAAACGAATATTTATATAAACAGTTAGAATGTGATTCTTTTGCTAGTGTTGCTCTTTTTATCTATGAACATGGGAGAATTCTCAAGTCTACGTGAATGTGATCCAGGTGCTGGTCTGTTATCACATTGTCCTTCTGTAAAAGGGTCTCGGGGTTTTGCCATCTGTGAGTTCTTCTTTAACTTAGAAGAGTGGTTTTTACATTTTATTATTCTGACTTGGTATCTACCTTTCTGAGTTAGAACGGGATTTGAAATAGAAGATGGTGACCAATCCATCGGATTTTGAAGAAAAGGTACAAAAGTTTAAGAATTTGAACCTCAAATTATGGctgacaaaacataataaatgatATCTTAACCTGTATGCCAATGGAGGCATGAGATATATGTAGCCTATGGTTGCTTCGGTTCAACTTCTATTGCTAGGCTTTGGACATGGATTTATAAACCTAATGCCGAGGTTAGTTTAAGGAGACTGATTTCTAGTTTAATTTTCCCTGAATCTGAGAAATTTTGTTGTCAGTATGCTGATGAGTTTCGTTGATGTCTGACTTGAGCCTATTATTATGTGTGCACTCGAATTCTTTTTAGACTCCAGAAACTTGTAAGCTTCATTCTGTAGGTGCTAGGTTTTTAATTCTCTGTCAATACACTCTGCAtgttctactccctccgtcccaatttATTCTTTCTGTTTCTAGTGTCCCATTTTAATCTTTACACgtagaatctttccttttatattgtaGCATAAAAGTCCCATAATATTATGTCAAAAATCGTGTCAAATGATTAtttcaaccaataaaattcattGGCCCATTCTAACCGTAAAATCTCACACTTTCCATTGGAACATTAAACCTTTATCATTTTTCCAAtgtcaaaattttgataaaattgaaaatattattaataaacgtaatttgcattATTTAAGACTTTAAGTTAAACAAAAAGAGAATCTTTATCCACtttaattatttgttaaatCGCTTGCatgataccaaacgtaaagaataaaaaaggaCGGAGGGAATACCTTTTTCTTGATAGACATTCTCGTATTCCATATGTGTTTTCCATTGTTCTAATTAGATGGGGGGGGGGTATGGAATGGCTTCCTGTCAGTTATATTTGGTAATTGAAGGTCTTTTTTATTCGGGTAAAATACAGTACTTTCCAATAGTAAATTGTAGCAAGTTGGTACCTGTTGCATAATTATATCTGCCTGTGATCGGCCTCCCAACCGCGGTGcttaatatattgattaaattttatatttgGTAACTAATGTTTTCAGGAAGAAAGGAACAAGAAGCGCAAGGTGCTCGACGAAGATAGAAGGTCGAGAGAGCGCAGCCGTGAAGTTGAACGTGCTCCCAGTAAGGACAGGGAGAGAGGGGATAGTCGTGAACGAAGGGATTATGACCGGAGAAGCAGGGAGCACGATAGGTACAATGACAGGGATCGTGGTTATGACCGTAACCGTGAAAGAGATAGGGAGCGTTCCCGCAGTCATGATTCAAGAAGTCGCCGAAGGTCTCGTTCGCCGTCAAAAGAACGCTCCAGGGACTATGGTCGTGATTATGATCGTAACAGGTATTTAAGTCCTATTTGATATTTATTAATCCATTTGGATGATTGACAGCTACTTAATTGTTCACGAAGTTCAGTGCTATTAGCTGTGTGCGTTTAGGGTAGCAGTTAAGCAGTATCCCTTTACACCATCTAATTATGTCCTGGAGACAAATACAGCCTTGGGTTTTTTctttaaattatttttgtttctctaaAATACAGCGAGTTTCGTTGTTCTTGTAGCAATGCTACTCACGGTGTATGCTAGCAATGTAGAAGTTTTCTGTAAATGATTGAATTTAGACTAGCATGAGTTTGGAGATCAGACTAGCATGAGTTTTGAGTAAATGATTGAATTTACATATACGTAGTAGGAAAAAATATATGTCCGGGAGGGTGATACTAAATCTGTAGAAGTTCATTATGCTTATGCCAGTGCTTGCCAGGTCAGAAGTAAAGATGGCTGTGGgtcggcccggcccaagcacgAAGTCTTGGGCCGCGACCGATTTTTTGGGAAAGCACGACAAAAGCGCGCTAAATTTTGCAAAATTAGGCTTAGACATGACGGCCCGACACGACAGCCCGTGGGCCATGTTTTAAACTTTTTGGTCTGGTCTGGCACGATGCAGAGTGGGCTTGGCATGGGCCTGGCCCGTTTAGGCTCACGACTCGAAGCCCGGCTGGCCCACGACCATCTTTAGTCAGAAGCCAGTAATGGACTAGCATCTTTCTTTGAATATTCTTACTGTTCTTTCTGTCTTGTAGTAAAAACCTTTATAATACAAGTGAGTTTCGATGTTCCATGTAGAGTCTAATAAAGAAACTTGATGCATAATAGAGTCTAATAAAGAAACTTGATGCGTTTACAGttttattttctaaaaattTGCTGTCTCTCCACCTTTTTTTCCTCTTCTCCTGACTAGAGGCAGTTTTGTATTTGCATAATGTTTTTGGTTTGTCATTCCCACTCATAACTCGTGTTTGTTGTACGTTGCAGGCGTAATGATCGAGATCGATACTAGAGCTTCATTTGCTGCATTCTCAGCATGAACAAGTTTGTTATTCTTGCTGTGTAGTTCTCTGTTACTTTTCTTTGCATCTTTTTTTCCTTGAGACAAAAGTAAAGTATTTTAAGGTTGTGGACTTTGTGCGCGCGTCTACAGTTAGGTTATTGAAGGAGGTGCTGCTTTTGCTAGTTTGGAGAAAGAGAACGATAATTTTCCCGTGTAATAGCCTAGAATCGATGTATGAGTAGAAAATCCTGGTTATGTTGAGATGGGATATTCCGCTTAATTCTCTCCATCCTCTGTGCcttgttttattttactttgtatttatttcttttatctCCCTGTGTCATCCGTACGAACTCGATTTCAATTAACAACGATAGAATTGTGTTTAAAGCCGATCATTAGACTAGTTTCAAAACCTGCGTCGATTTTTGATGGCTTGAAATTTTGTCACTATTGGCGGCAATGAAGACTCTGTTTGTCAAATTAGCAGTACAAATTACACGACCGATGCGCTTTGTTCGGAACGGACGGAGTATCATAATGTCTACTTACATTTTTAATGGCTTGAAATTGCATCATTATCAGCGATAATGAAGCCTCTCTTTGTCAAATTACCAGTTCAAATTATACGACCAATGAAGCCTCTCTTTGTCAAATTACCAGTTCAAATTATACGACCAATGCACTTTGTTCGGAACGGACGGAGTATCAATGTCTACTTGCATTTTTTATGGCTTGAAAATTGCATCATTATCGGCGATAATGAAGCCAATCTCTTTGTCAAATTACCAGTTCAAATTACACGATCAATGGACtttgttcgaaacggagggagtatcaatgTCTACTTGCATATTTGCATCGTTACACGCATGCTCAATTAGCTCATAATACAATTTATACCAAGTagcaaaaatcaataaaaagatTGGTAATATGACATGAAACGATAAAAATATGGGATAATTGTAGCAAAATTCTCCAATTTCTATAAATTCATCAGATCGTCCACAAAGTACATCACTAACCAGTTTTAAAATTCTGGTGCATTTTTGATGGCTTGAAATTGCATCATTATCGCATTATCGACGACAATGAAGAACTTCTCTCAGTCAATTTACTAGTTCAAATTACACGATCATCGTCGCTTATAGCTTTCCGTATTATTCCCACTCCATTTTATATACTAATGACTAGTGACTAATATTTTTGTCTAATACGTAAAGTAATCATAGACGAAGTTACATTGCTAACCAGAGAAAGTCAGTTAAAGCGACAATTATTAAACTACAACTTACCGAAAATACCGCTtttattgcttaattaattgatttcatttgtataactaattagttctattacttaattggtttcagtatttaactaattagttttattgcttaactaattggttcaattgcttaacttatacgaCACCGACACGCCTtgtataaaagtttgtatatcccaaacctttaaaatgcaTGCATTGAAAATACTATGCTTATCAATAGTGTTTTGAGTGTTAAAACCTTGAAATTCACTATTCACAAGGGATTGAAAATTTAAACCTTCCCTTTAGAAGCTCTATATTGACATTTGCAAAGGTCTTGAGTTCAAACCCCCTAACTTACATATTATTGGAATAACGAGTTGACATTATTTTAAATAGCAGGATATTTCAATTGTGACTATTATTAGTAACTAAGTTACATTCTACATTCGTTAAATTAATTCTTAATTAGGCAATATAATTACCCAacttattttgcaaattgatttCAATTTCTTGGGGAAATTTCTTGGGGAACTGCGCGCGGTCCGACACTACTATAACTAAAATGGGAAGGATGGAGTAAAAAGGATGACAAGATGAACATAAAAATGTGTGATCATTCTACCAAAATTCCGCAATTCAATAAATACAACACAAAGTAAATATTACATCAAAGTGATCAAATTAATAATCTAAACTCAAAAATGATCAAAATCCCTAATTTCTGGGTTTGTTTGATCACATTTGTCTGCCAGCAGCATCAGCAACAAGAGGCAAATAAGGAGTTTTCCCCAAAACAGAAGAAACAACCCcataaacaaaacaagaaacaatgaaca encodes:
- the LOC110796637 gene encoding uncharacterized protein isoform X2, translating into MDAIRKQLDVLMGANRNGDVTEVNRKYFDRDVCRLFLSGLCPHELFQLTKMDMGPCPKVHSLQLRKEYEEAKAKGVDNYDRDLEDVIDRLIVECDRKITRALKRLADEDAKAAIAISVSDVTQTEEIIELSKVIRQKLDEADQSDLEGKTDLKIRALEEVEEMRIKRADKQSMLLLDAFNKDRASLPQPLPNPPPLAPLPMLAPDARTQELINEKLKKAEDLGEQGLVDEAQKALEEAEALKKLAPRQDPSADSAKYTAADVRITDQKLRVCDICGAFLSVYDSDRRLADHFGGKLHLGYMQIREKLAELQVLVCYHIVLL
- the LOC110796637 gene encoding uncharacterized protein isoform X1 — translated: MDAIRKQLDVLMGANRNGDVTEVNRKYFDRDVCRLFLSGLCPHELFQLTKMDMGPCPKVHSLQLRKEYEEAKAKGVDNYDRDLEDVIDRLIVECDRKITRALKRLADEDAKAAIAISVSDVTQTEEIIELSKVIRQKLDEADQSDLEGKTDLKIRALEEVEEMRIKRADKQSMLLLDAFNKDRASLPQPLPNPPPLAPLPMLAPDARTQELINEKLKKAEDLGEQGLVDEAQKALEEAEALKKLAPRQDPSADSAKYTAADVRITDQKLRVCDICGAFLSVYDSDRRLADHFGGKLHLGYMQIREKLAELQEERNKKRKVLDEDRRSRERSREVERAPSKDRERGDSRERRDYDRRSREHDRYNDRDRGYDRNRERDRERSRSHDSRSRRRSRSPSKERSRDYGRDYDRNRRNDRDRY